In one Balaenoptera musculus isolate JJ_BM4_2016_0621 chromosome 2, mBalMus1.pri.v3, whole genome shotgun sequence genomic region, the following are encoded:
- the LOC118889540 gene encoding non-secretory ribonuclease-like, giving the protein MVPIQQNARLPLFLLLGLLGMVISLHAQPPNLTWAQWFEIQHINMAHPQCNAAMWVVNRYRMEMGYRHRMVCKNQNTFLHTTFAEVAHVCTTGNVPCPSSGRMNCHISSFQVPVTHCNLTRNARHYTDCRYTQTPAQKIFIIACKNRSPQDDATYPVVPVHLDAII; this is encoded by the coding sequence ATGGTTCCAATACAGCAGAATGCCCGGCTTCCTCTCTTTTTGCTGCTGGGGCTCTTGGGAATGGTGATCTCACTCCAtgcccaacctcctaatttaacCTGGGCTCAGTGGTTTGAGATTCAGCACATAAATATGGCCCACCCTCAATGCAATGCTGCAATGTGGGTGGTTAACCGTTACAGAATGGAGATGGGTTACCGTCACAGAATGGTATGCAAAAATCAAAATACTTTTCTCCACACAACGTTTGCTGAAGTAGCTCATGTTTGTACCACCGGAAATGTACCCTGCCCTTCATCAGGCAGGATGAATTGTCATATTAGCTCATTTCAAGTGCCTGTAACCCACTGCAACCTCACAAGAAATGCACGACATTATACGGACTGCCGTTATACACAGACACCGGCACAGAAGATCTTCATCATTGCGTGTAAGAACAGATCACCACAGGACGATGCCACGTACCCCGTGGTTCCAGTTCACTTGGATGCGATCATCTAA